The genomic stretch GTTGATTATCCGGCGGGGGGCCTTCCCGCTTCTTGCGCATCGGGCGGTACTGCGACCGACTTCGCTGGCAACCCAGTGGGAGACTTCTGCATTACCAACCCTGCTACGGCAGGTCTCTTAGGGGCGGATGGCAAACCTGACGGTTTTGTCAATCCGGTCCGCATTTACAGGGCGGTGGAGTTTGAAGTCAACAAGAGCTTCAGCGCCGGCTGGCAGATGCGTACCAACTACCGCTGGTCTGAGCTTTCCGGCAACTACGAAGGCGCCTTCCGCAATGACAATGGCCAGAGCGATCCGAGCATCAGCTCGCTGTTCGACTTTGTCCGGGGCGATTTCGGCCTGCTGGGCGACCAATTCGCGGTGGGCTGGCTCAACACCGACCGTCGTCACATCATCAACAGCTATCTCAGCTATACGTTCAGTTCAAGTTTCCTCAAGAACCTAACTTTGGGAACTGGCGTTCGAGTTGAGAGTGGCATTCCGATCAACGATCTGAGGGCGCACCCCGCTTACCAGAACTCCGGTGAGATACCGGTGGGCGGCCGCGGATCGCTGGGCCGTACGCCGACGGATGGGCAAGCCGACATCCACGCGGAGTATGGAATTAAGTTGACTGAACGTCAGATGCTGCACTTGGGCACTGACCTGTTCAACATCACCAATCAAAGAACACAACTCCGTGTAGACCAGAACCAAGACCGGTCTTTCCTGGTATCGAATGCTGATTTTTTGAAACCGTACCAGGGAACCACTGGTGGCCTGAACCCGATCGTTGGCTTCCAGCGTCCGTTCAACGCGAGACTGTTTGCGCGCTGGACGTTCTAACTAGTTAACCTTTGTTTGAGAGAGGGAGGGCGAGAGCCCTCCCTTATTTTTTTGGCTGAAATCCCCCTCTAGGCCATTGCTCCGCCTACCAATTTGTAAATAAGCCCAAAGAAAATATGGGATTCTGGAATTAGTGAGCGCCGTAGCGCCTGTGTCGGTGGCCGGCTTCTGGCTAACTGACTGAAAATACAAAGTAAATATTTACTTTCAGAGTTGGTCAGTGCATTGCAGAGGAACCCTGTTCCCAAGCGAGACAAATCCGCCGTGAAACGCCTGTTTTTAGGTGTGAATGACGGAAGAGCGCCGTGGCGCGTGAAAATTGCGCCTTGGGAACTGGGCTCCACGGGGTTTGGGGCCGATCTTTTCGTCAATAACTGGGCAAACCAAAAGGAAGGTAGAAAATGAGCATCCCCCAAGCGAATTGCAGAAAGCTGGGACGATTTTGTCTGGTATTGCTGACAGTACTTGCGTTAGTAAGCTTTGTTTCTCTGCTGTCGGCGCAGACAACTGTGGGCACCGGCAGCATTGTAGGTACGGTAACTGATCCGAGCGGAGCGGTGGTTCCCGGAGCGAGGGTCACGATTACCAATACTGCTACCGGTCAAAACATCGAGACGGTCAGTAATAATTCTGGTGCGTTCAATTCCGGTGCCTTGGCTCCTGGAAACTATAAAGTACAGGTTGCTGCAAAGGGATTCAGCACTGTCAGCGTGCCGGTCACGGTGATGGTGGGTAACACGGCGACCGCGTATGCGAAGCTCGCTTTAGAGAGAGCCAAATAGTTGAGGTCCAGGGTTCAGAGGTTCAAGTAAACACTGAGCAGGCGACTGTTCAAGGCGTGCTGAATGCACAGCAGATCGAGAATTTGCCGGTGAGCGGGCGCAACTTCCTGGACTTGGCACAGCTGGAACCGGGAGTGCAAATCCAGGACGGCCAGAATTTCGATCCCACCAAGGCGGGTTATTCGTCGATTTCATTCGGCGGCAGGTTCGGGCGTACCGCACGCATCAATGTTGACGGCGTGGATGTGAGCGATGAGACAGTGGGAACCACGACGGCTGACATTCCGGCCAGTGCGATTGATGAATTCCAGCTGAGCCAATCTTCGCTGGATCTCTCGCAGGACCTGACCTCTTCAGGCGCGGTGAACGTGACCACAAAGTCTGGAACCAATGCGTACCATGGCGAAGGTTTCTACTACATCCGTGATCACAACTTTGCCGCGAAAGCACCGGGCGGTAACGACAATTACTTCCAACGTCATCAATATGGTGGGCGCTTCGGTGGGCCGATCATTAAAAACAGATTGTTCTTCTTCGCGGATGGTGAGCGTACGAAACAGGATTCGTTGGCAGGAGTGCTCCTGTCCGGAACCCCGTTTGATGCCTTTAGCGGCGGTTTCAGCCAACCATTTCGCGAGAACAACCTGGTGGGAAAACTGGACTATAACCTGGGTGGCAGCGCGAAGGCTTTCTATCGTTACTCATATTTTTCGAACTTGCTGGCAGCAACGTTTGGGCTGGGGTTTTCGGTTTACGACAACAAAGACGTGACCCGTCAGCACGTGGTTGGTTTGGACCTGGCCAAAGGAACATTCAGCCATTCTTTCCGCTTCTCTTATTTGAAGTTCCAAAATCAGATAGCGGACGCCACTCTAACCAATCCCTCCCTGCCACTGTGCTGCACCGGGCTGGAACTGAGCTCGAGCAGCTTCTTCGTGGGACCCAACCTGCTGGCGCCGCAAAGCACTCCTCAATCGAACCACCAAATCAAATACGACGGCAGCAAGATTCTTCACGCTCACACTTTGCGGTACGGAATTGCGTTCAACCACCTTCAGGGAGGCGGATTCGCAGATTTCTACGGGACCGCGCCACGGGTTTCGTGGACTGCCAGCACCGGTCCGGTAGGCAGTTTTCCGGGCGGAGCATCGAATCCTCTGAATTATCCGGTTCAACGGCTCCGAGTCGGCAATGGTCAAGGGTTCAATACTCTTGACCCGGCACTCGGTTTCCCAGCAGGAGGTTTAGGACCTGATAACCGGATCGGTATCTATATCGGGGACTCTTGGAAGATCAAGCCGAATTTCACCTTGAGCGCGGGGTTGCGCTACGACAGGGACACCGGACGTACCGACAGCGATCTACCGGCTGACGCAGCCATAAACGCTGTGTTCCCAGGTCAGGGAAATCGGGTGAAGCAGGCGAACCTGAATTTCGCACCGCAACTTGGTTTGGCGTGGGATCCGAAGAGCAATGGAAAAACCGTCATTCGTGCCGGAATTGGGCTGTTCTACGAGAACGTAATTTGGAATAACGTTCTCTTCGATCGCCCGCTTCGGCTACAGACCGGGGCGTTTAATGCTGTTACGAGTGCTTGCTTTAGAGGACAGCCGCAGCCGGTTCCGGTGAGCAAATCCACAGATCCCAGCGGGTTCATTTCGCCTGTGGGCATTTGCAATCAGCCGGTCGGAGCTGTCATTCCCCAGATCATGTCATTCTGGCAGACGGTTTTAGCGGGGAACCCGCTCGACCTCAAGGCTCCAAACCCGAACTACATCGGGAATTTCCTTACTGCGGGACAGGGCAGCGGAGGCAACACCGGTCTGTTTGCACCTAATTACAAGACCCCTCGTTCGCTACAGATGAACATCGGCATTCAGCGGGAAATCCGGCATGGGATGGTGTTCAGCGCGGACTTCCTGCGGAATGTTGAGACGCATACTTTGCTGTCGATCGATCAGAATAGCGACGGCGATATCAGGACCTTCAATCCGGCGGCCGCACAACAAGCAATTGCGCTAACTAATACCTCCTTTTCCAGCTGCACAACCGTCGCGTGCGCGATCGCGCATGGCGCAACCATAGACGACTACGTGAATAATGGTTTGGGGAGCTCGAGCGACATTGGCGGCGTAGGTTGCAACCAGCCTGCCGCCAATGGTGGACTTGGTCATCCCTGCGCGTTCGGTGGAAAGAATCCGAACCAGGCGTCCTTCTTCAGTCTTCAGCCCATCGGGCGGTCGGATTACAACGCTTTGCAGATGAAGCTTGCGCAAAACGTGAGTAACCCAATGAAATGGATCAAGGCCGCGAACCTGCAAATTTCTTACAGCTTGTCACGGTTTAGGAACAGCGGTGGCCTACAGCTAACGGGTACTCCTGGAGACAGTGATCAAGACTTTGTGCTGCAAACCGCCGATAACAACTCACCGGGAAGATACTACGGGCCAGCGTTGCTTGACCGCACTCACCAGATATCGTTCGGTGGATTCGTGGATGCTCCGGGCGGCTTCCGGATTGGGCTGATAAGCCACTTCTATAGCCCTCTCGCGAGCGCGATTGTTGTTCCGGGTACCGGCGATATCGGCGATATCTTTCGCACTGACTTCACCGGTGACGGTACGATCGGAGATCCACTTCCCGGCACGCACTTCGGGCAGTTCGACCGCGGAGTGGATGCCGGCAGCTTGAATAACCTGATCAACAATTACAACAACAACATCGCAAACCAACCCACTCCTGCAGGCCAGACCCTGATCCAGGCCGGCCTGATGACTGCAGCCGAATTGCAAGCTTTGGGCGGCGTTGCATCACACGTTTGTCTTGCACCGCCAGCGGTGGATCCGAGCTGCTCCTCGAACACACCGGGAAGCCAGGTCAACTTTACCTGGTTGCGGGCCATGGATTTGAAGTTAGCGTGGAGGCATACGTTTGCGGAGCGGTACACAATTGAACCCAGCGTGGGCTTCTACAATCTGCCTAATTTCAGCAACTTCAACCTGCCGCCGAACACGATGAATGGATTGTTATCTGGAGCGGGTTCGGGCGCAATCAATGGCACTACCAAAGCGGATAACGAATCATTCCGAGTCGGCAACGGCACGGGCGTCTATTCATTGGGTGCTCAGCGTCAGATCGAGTTCGGGATGAGATTTACGTTCTAGGCTGAAGGTGATTGACTATTTGTGTGACGCCACCAGTTCCCTCGGGAGCTGGTGGTTTTTTGTGCTCGCGTGGGTGCTATGTAGTCGGATTGGCTGCACGTGTAGAATGTAGCCATGTCGTTCCGTGGAATTCCG from Terriglobales bacterium encodes the following:
- a CDS encoding TonB-dependent receptor; amino-acid sequence: MLNAQQIENLPVSGRNFLDLAQLEPGVQIQDGQNFDPTKAGYSSISFGGRFGRTARINVDGVDVSDETVGTTTADIPASAIDEFQLSQSSLDLSQDLTSSGAVNVTTKSGTNAYHGEGFYYIRDHNFAAKAPGGNDNYFQRHQYGGRFGGPIIKNRLFFFADGERTKQDSLAGVLLSGTPFDAFSGGFSQPFRENNLVGKLDYNLGGSAKAFYRYSYFSNLLAATFGLGFSVYDNKDVTRQHVVGLDLAKGTFSHSFRFSYLKFQNQIADATLTNPSLPLCCTGLELSSSSFFVGPNLLAPQSTPQSNHQIKYDGSKILHAHTLRYGIAFNHLQGGGFADFYGTAPRVSWTASTGPVGSFPGGASNPLNYPVQRLRVGNGQGFNTLDPALGFPAGGLGPDNRIGIYIGDSWKIKPNFTLSAGLRYDRDTGRTDSDLPADAAINAVFPGQGNRVKQANLNFAPQLGLAWDPKSNGKTVIRAGIGLFYENVIWNNVLFDRPLRLQTGAFNAVTSACFRGQPQPVPVSKSTDPSGFISPVGICNQPVGAVIPQIMSFWQTVLAGNPLDLKAPNPNYIGNFLTAGQGSGGNTGLFAPNYKTPRSLQMNIGIQREIRHGMVFSADFLRNVETHTLLSIDQNSDGDIRTFNPAAAQQAIALTNTSFSSCTTVACAIAHGATIDDYVNNGLGSSSDIGGVGCNQPAANGGLGHPCAFGGKNPNQASFFSLQPIGRSDYNALQMKLAQNVSNPMKWIKAANLQISYSLSRFRNSGGLQLTGTPGDSDQDFVLQTADNNSPGRYYGPALLDRTHQISFGGFVDAPGGFRIGLISHFYSPLASAIVVPGTGDIGDIFRTDFTGDGTIGDPLPGTHFGQFDRGVDAGSLNNLINNYNNNIANQPTPAGQTLIQAGLMTAAELQALGGVASHVCLAPPAVDPSCSSNTPGSQVNFTWLRAMDLKLAWRHTFAERYTIEPSVGFYNLPNFSNFNLPPNTMNGLLSGAGSGAINGTTKADNESFRVGNGTGVYSLGAQRQIEFGMRFTF
- a CDS encoding carboxypeptidase-like regulatory domain-containing protein; translation: MSIPQANCRKLGRFCLVLLTVLALVSFVSLLSAQTTVGTGSIVGTVTDPSGAVVPGARVTITNTATGQNIETVSNNSGAFNSGALAPGNYKVQVAAKGFSTVSVPVTVMVGNTATAYAKLALERAK